CGTAAGTTCCTGTACCAAACGGCACCTTATTTAAATAGATCTCCAATATCTCTTCTTTAGAATAATTACGCTCAATCAGAACTGCCAGCATCAATTCTTTTATTTTACGTGGGATAGTCTTATCAAGTGAAAGGAACAGATTTCTGGCAAGCTGCTGTGTAATAGTAGATGCACCTTGTGAGAAACTACGGGTTTTTATATTTATCAGCATAGAGCGGATAAAGCCCATTAAATCCATTCCCCAATGATTATTAAAATTTTTATCTTCAATACAGATCAAGATGTCTTTAACATGATCAGGCAATTCTGTCACATTGGTCAAGGTTCGTTGTTCAAATGCAAAAGTATGAATTAGATTATCATGCAGGTCATATACATCTGAGCCCACCTTCATGTCATATTGATGTAATTCAGAAAGGGGTGGAAGTTCCTTGCTGTAATAATAAAATATCCCTGTCACTATTCCAGCAACGAGAACAATCAGGCACAGGAAGAAATACAAATATCTCATCATATAAGAATTTACTGTCCGTATCTCAGGCTTTCTTTTCCTTTTCCTGCTTTTACTTCTTTTTACCACCATAAACTATTTTCTCTCGCTTAATTATTTATATTTGCAATTGTCAAAATATCCTTATATAAGTCAATTCTTATATTCTAATATTCCTATTTCTGATATAACAAAAAAAGGCAGACCGAAGTCTGCCTTATCTCTAATTTATTTAATTTAAATTTTTTACATCTTATTTCATTAAAATAAGTTTCTTTATTCTAACTGGTTCACCAGCTCTTTCAAGTCTGTAAAAATATACTCCTGAACTTACTTTTCTTCTCTGGCTGTCTGTGCCCTGCCAATTTATTGCCTGAGCACCTTCATCAAGAATGTTATTGACCAAAGTGTTCACTAATCTTCCTTTAATATCGTAAATGCTCAATCGTACTTTCCCCGCTTCCGCCAAAGCAAAATGTATTGTAGTTTCTGGATTAAAAGGATTCGGATAGCTGTAAAAATCATCAACCTCTGGTAAGATCAATTCATCCTCATTAATTGGTGAAAAAACGACTTCAATTATATTTGAAGGTTCACTATCTCCATTAGAGTAATTTGCAATCACATAAAATGCATAGTCAAATGCACTTGAAAGAGTAGTTTCATAATAATTTTCTGTAGTGCTGGCAATAGATTGGAAATTGCCGTTCTCACCTAATCTCACATACACATTGAAATCCTCAAAAGTTTCTGCTGAGCTATCATCAAACTCCCATTCCAAGTGCATTTGAGCTTCTTCCATATTTACTGTCAATTCATAAGGGGCTTCCAGAAATGATAGATCGAAATCAAGCATCGTTATATCACCTGTGATTATTTCTATTGTCTGAGTCTCAATCCCATGTCCCGGCAGCCAGGCACTTACATCATAAATGCCTTCATAATATACATAAGAATATCCACCTTCAGGTCCGGGCATTATCTCAACATCTCCAATCGTTACGATTCCCTGCGTAAAATCAACATCATCCTGATCACTCGTTATGGTTCCTGCGATAAAGCCCTCACCAGGATTATAGATGAATGTGATGCTATCACCTGCAGAACTTACCTGATGAATAAATATTCCTCCATATCCACCATTCTGCAACCAGTCCGCAGGATCAGTTTCATCATTGAATTCGGTCCTGCCATAATCGGCATTGAACGGTGCTCCAGAGGGATTACCATTACTATTATAATCGCCACCCGGTCGATATACATATAATTCGTCTGGAGGTCCATCTGCATTACCTTGACCATCAAGCGTTCCATCAACACGCCAGACTAGTAAGCCTTCTCCAGGAAGATTCATCTCATAAGTACCTTCAACTCTTTTACGATATTCCAACACAAAATATTCCATTGGATTATTTGATGCTATACGATAAACATTTTCATCCCCTTCACTCATTGGATGCAAGGTATATAAGCCCGGTTCGCTGATCAAGGGTAGTTCATCAATCCAGTTGCCATAACGATATTTCATATAAGCGCTCATATGTCCATTACCACTTTCCATAATATCCCACGCAGCAGCAGGTGCATATACATTGGAATTATAATGATATAGATCAGGTGCTCCCAGTGCATGGAACATCTCATGATTCAAGGTTCCCACTTCCACCTGAGTTCGTGGCTGAAATGTGAAATCTCTCACCAGGTATCCGTTTATATATGCATCCACCATATATAATGACCAGCGATGCGCCCATAATAATTCTGCCCAGCCATCATTTCCACCTCTGATAATGAAGCATACATTATCAACCCGTCCATCTTCATCGCCATCTATATCCAGAGAGTCCGGAACTTCCGGTTCAATGAATTCAATGGCGTTTGCCAGCAATGTTTGCTCTCGCTCGGCTCTCTCTTCCCAGCCATCATATCCTTCCGGGTTTGAGATGTAATTATAAGGTGAATAATATCCCCGGGGATATTCCGATTGATATGACATATTTGTGTCCATTTCTGATATAGGATAATGTGAGCTGCTGATAGTAAGAGTTTCGTAGGATACTTCCTGATAATAGGAATACATTGAGGGTGTTTCTCCATCATCGGCATTAAATAAAGGATCAAATTCACTGCGAGGTTCTGGAAATTCACTCTGATCAGCAAACCTGATATATACAACTAAATTATTCAAAGTTCCTTCTGTAGGAGCACGGCTCTGATATCTTTCAGGAACATCAAATCGACTTCTCCGTTGAAGGTATTCTTCTTTGCTTATACGAAGATGTGGGCTTATTCCTAAACTAGCAGGATTCATTTCATTTACTATATTGTCACTCGCAGTTAACACTCCGCGGGACATAGTTCCATATACATAATAACCTGTTTCAGGATTCTGAACCACAGTATAGCCGTTAGCGTCATGAAGATAGTTATAATACTCATCTCCACTTGCAAGTAGATTCAATTTACTGCCATCAGGCTGCTCCACACTCACCGGTTGATCATACAGTAAGGCTCCAAATAATAACCATCCACTAAATATCACCAGTGCCAATATCACAAACTTTTTCATTATCACCTCATTTCTTTTATTATCTATAACTTAATCGAAGCAAGAGATATTCCAAATTTCATGAAATTTTCATCTCCTGCAATATTGTATATCCCTTAAGTCCATACAGTCCATTTTGTCCATCAAGTCCATAACAACCCTACTGACCATTATTACATACATACCCCCAGAAATAAACTGAAATAATCAAAATCACTCCAATTTCCCCTATAATATGATGCAAACTCCAGTCCCAACATCTCAATCGCCCATCCCATAGCTATTTCAGCAACATTTCAAGCTAAAAAAGGCTATAAGGAGGAACAACAAAGCACGTACTGACATTTTTTTGTCAGATAGTGCTTTGTTGATACACCTGTTTGGCAGTTTGAAACACTTTTTTCAGTAGTTTGGCAGTGAAATATGGTATAATAAATGCAGTTGAAGAAGTAGAAATAGGAGAATATAGATAGCTGACCAATTAAGTAAGATGAAATATTGTGCTTGACAAAATAATTTTATAAAACAGCAATTGAATATAGAATAAAAGATAAATTTTACATAACTCTGATTTAATGTAGTGAAGATAATTATAATTGTAAAACAAAAAAATGGAAATTATTATTTTATGGTAGAAAGCTTTAAAGGAGGATATTATGAGAATAATGCTGATTATACTCGTGGCAGCACTTTTATTGAGTTGCGGCAATGATGATTCAAATGGCGATTTGTTTAGTATTTCTGTAGTAGATATCAATGGACATGCTGTACCGGGATTGGACGTAAGCGTCATTAATGGTTGTTTTAATGATCCACATCCGATGAGACCTCAAACAACTATCCATTTATTAGTGTCAGAAGCATCTGATGTGAAGATTGATATATTTGATCTTAAAGAACACTTAATTAGAAATTTGCATGATGGTTTTTTAGAAGATGGTTCATATTCTTATAACTGGGATGGCAAAGATTTTTCCGGTAATCAAGCAAATATTGGTGGAACTAATATCTTCCGCTATGAGGCGACATTCAGGGCTCATGATACAAATGAAATTACTTCTCAGCAGAGTAAATATATGTGTATGTGGTTAAATACAGGGAATTCCCAGAGTAATATTGGCACAACAAATGTAAATGGTCGATTTGCCTTTAATAACATGCTGGCATTTCCTCATTTATTTCATACAGGATCGCAGCCCTATTATGACGCAGATGCTAATTATTATGGTACTTTTACTTTATCTAACAGCATAAATATTAAACTCATTGATCCCATGACAGGGGAATATATATTCTATACCAAATTGATGGAAAGTGATGAAAGCAATCATTACAAGCTTATTTGGTCAAATCCGCAGATTGAAAGAACTTCAGTAAATAGCAATTTTCCAGATTCTTATAATATAAACAGACAAGATATGGCATCAAATATACAAACTGATAGACACTCAAGAAAATTATCTCGAGATCCTGATGGTTCTGGTGGTGGAACAGCTAATGATGTGGAAACTACTTTTCTACTTACACCAATTACATTACCAGAAATAGGAGAAATTGCAGGAAATGTAATAGTAGTTCCTCCTGATGATGGTGATGGACCCGGATATGAGATAAATTTTCAGATTTATGATGAAATACAGAACGGATATTGGTACTATGCTGATTATAGCTACGTGATCATAATTAACGGAAATTTGCAAATTGACGACATTTTTATGTTTTCTTTGCCTTACACAGGGGTAATGCAAAGTCTTTTAGCCTTATATAATGGCTTGGAATGGTCATCATACTATAATGGACAGTGGGATATTCCGGAAACAGGTTCAGTTACTCTTCCTTTGACAGTAGCATCAATCACGGATAGTACAACAACATTTGAAGTTGGTTTCCTCAAACCTACATATACTGTTATCCTGAGCAGTTTCACTGCCGTTTGCATGGATGGCACACCTGTTCTGCAATGGGAAACACAAAGTGAATATAATAATGCTGGCTGGAATGTTCGTCGTTCTGAAGAGGAAGATTTCAGCAATAGTATGATAATTAACTCTGAGCCAATTCCGGGAGCAGGAACAACATCACAACCTACAAATTATACATTTCTGGATGAAAGCGAAGTGGAAGAAGGAAATACTTATTACTATTGGTTAGAAAGTAATGATTCTAGCGGGAACGATGAAAATTATGGACCAATTTCGATTACAATTGATGGTTTTACTCCACATCCAACATTTCAAAACTACCCTAACCCATTTTATTAAGTATAATTATTTATTCTATACTTTGAATAATATCCAGTAGTATTATATTTTCTGTAAGTCTAATGCTAATGATGTTAGTATTTCCCTGTGGATTTGCTTATCTCATTATTTAGATATAGATATTAAAAATACATATAAAGATACTATTAACTTGTTTTTCTGGGTTAAAAAATACTCGTCATCTGCACCACACCTGTAAGTACACTGTCACTGCACATATGACTTAGCAGCAGGAAGATATTTTATAGTGGACTAAATTTCTGGAGTGATAATTATGGATTATGAAGGTAATAGTATAAGAATAATGAAAAATATTAGGAGTACTCATGAAGAAAACGGGATTGATAATTATAAGTTTTTTTGTAGTTATGGCATCATTATGTGCATATGCTGGAAAACCTGAAGTAAATAAAAGTCTGGAGATAATTCCAGAGATGAAGGATAATACAGAAGTTATTGGAAATATGAGAGTAGATAAACTCACCGGAATCCCGGCAGCAATATATAATGTACATTATCAGGTAAAGAGTGGAACTCCTGAATCGATGGCAAGGCAGTATTTGTTAGAAAATGCTGATAGGCTAAAGTTAAACAAAGATTTGACCGATATCGAATATGTGAGATCTTACGAAACAGGAAACGGATATCGGGTACAATTTAGACAAACTCTGGCAGGTATACCTATATATCATTCCAGTATAAAGGTCAGTATTAATAAAGACAATATGGTTGTTTTCGTGATGAATGGATATAAGAGGCTGGGGGATGTAAATACCAGTATTAATATCTCAGAAGCAGCAGCTATGCAGATTGCAAAAAATTATCTGAATATAAGTGGGAAACTCAATTTGGAAAAAATTGAAACGATGATCTACCAGGAGAATCTGCCGAAGAATGTGGTTGTCCATAAAGTAACCCTGGTTCCAGCAGAAGGTGCTATAGGGGACTGGGAAATACTTGTTGATGCTGCCAGTGGAGAAATTATTCGAGTAGAAGATCGAGCTTGTTATTATCGTACAACTGGTTCAGGCTGGGTATTTGACCCTGAGCCAATAACTAATGCTGCCACTGTTTATGGTGAAGATGGTTTTATCGATAATGGTGGGAATGATACAGATTCACTTACTGCACAATTGAAGGAAGTTGATCTGCTGGAAATCACTGAAGACGGAGGATCGTATTCCCTTGTGGGACCTTATGCAGCAGTAATTGATAATGAAGCTCCATATACTGGATTATTTATCCAGGACAGCAGTGATTTTCAATATACCAGAAGCGCGCTTCCTTTCGAAGCAGTTAACATATATTACCACATTGACAGTTCCATGCGTTATCTCCAAGAATTGATGGGTTATGAGATCATGCCTTATCAGTATGCCGGCGGAGTGCATTTTGATCCCCAAGGTTTAAATGGTGATGTAAATGCACATTATTCTCCTTCAACCGGGCATGTAGCTTTTGGCAGTCCGGCTGAAGCTGTAGATGCTGGAGAAGATAATGCGATTATCCATCATGAACTGGGTCATGCAATTCACGACTGGATAACCGGAGGACAATTATCCCAAGTGGAAGGCTTGAGTGAAGGAATTGCTGATTACTGGGCGCAGTCATATACACGCAGTCTGGGATGTTTTGAACCAGAAGACCAGCAATATGACTGGTTTGGCCTATGGGGA
Above is a window of Candidatus Stygibacter australis DNA encoding:
- a CDS encoding M6 family metalloprotease domain-containing protein gives rise to the protein MKKFVILALVIFSGWLLFGALLYDQPVSVEQPDGSKLNLLASGDEYYNYLHDANGYTVVQNPETGYYVYGTMSRGVLTASDNIVNEMNPASLGISPHLRISKEEYLQRRSRFDVPERYQSRAPTEGTLNNLVVYIRFADQSEFPEPRSEFDPLFNADDGETPSMYSYYQEVSYETLTISSSHYPISEMDTNMSYQSEYPRGYYSPYNYISNPEGYDGWEERAEREQTLLANAIEFIEPEVPDSLDIDGDEDGRVDNVCFIIRGGNDGWAELLWAHRWSLYMVDAYINGYLVRDFTFQPRTQVEVGTLNHEMFHALGAPDLYHYNSNVYAPAAAWDIMESGNGHMSAYMKYRYGNWIDELPLISEPGLYTLHPMSEGDENVYRIASNNPMEYFVLEYRKRVEGTYEMNLPGEGLLVWRVDGTLDGQGNADGPPDELYVYRPGGDYNSNGNPSGAPFNADYGRTEFNDETDPADWLQNGGYGGIFIHQVSSAGDSITFIYNPGEGFIAGTITSDQDDVDFTQGIVTIGDVEIMPGPEGGYSYVYYEGIYDVSAWLPGHGIETQTIEIITGDITMLDFDLSFLEAPYELTVNMEEAQMHLEWEFDDSSAETFEDFNVYVRLGENGNFQSIASTTENYYETTLSSAFDYAFYVIANYSNGDSEPSNIIEVVFSPINEDELILPEVDDFYSYPNPFNPETTIHFALAEAGKVRLSIYDIKGRLVNTLVNNILDEGAQAINWQGTDSQRRKVSSGVYFYRLERAGEPVRIKKLILMK